The proteins below come from a single Methyloprofundus sedimenti genomic window:
- a CDS encoding IS1595 family transposase: MKAPEFLEFISEINQLDHHQRTVLTKALDQLEDEPKVFDLIETIFDSKGKCPHCSHTESHRHGIKDGLQRYRCKACKKTFNALTGTPLAHLRLKSKWLDYLGAIAESLTVRQAAKEINVHRNTTFRWRHRFLSWIQQDRPSALHGITEADETYLLESHKGERHLNRQPRKRGGCATKRGISDEQMCILIARDRSKQTVDFVTGNGPISKIVLDTHLKPILDQDALLVSDGNPTYGAFCKAEKVSHEIVNMSQGQRVTKGAYHIQNVNAYHHRFKSWLDRFHGVATKYLPNYLAWCRIMDRNHNLTPEQLLHSALGDFQYLTVT; the protein is encoded by the coding sequence ATGAAAGCCCCAGAGTTTTTAGAGTTCATTTCCGAAATAAATCAACTTGACCACCATCAACGCACTGTTCTAACGAAAGCACTGGATCAACTAGAGGACGAACCTAAGGTTTTTGATTTAATTGAAACAATATTTGATAGCAAAGGTAAATGCCCTCATTGCTCCCATACCGAAAGCCACAGGCATGGAATAAAAGATGGCCTTCAGCGCTACCGCTGTAAAGCCTGCAAAAAGACATTTAATGCTTTGACAGGAACGCCTCTTGCTCATCTACGCCTCAAGTCAAAGTGGCTTGATTACTTAGGAGCTATCGCAGAATCATTGACTGTCCGGCAGGCAGCTAAAGAAATTAATGTGCATCGAAATACAACCTTTCGATGGCGGCACCGTTTTTTAAGCTGGATTCAGCAGGATCGTCCCAGTGCTCTTCATGGCATTACAGAAGCTGATGAAACCTACTTACTTGAGTCACATAAAGGAGAACGCCATCTCAATCGTCAACCAAGGAAACGAGGGGGCTGTGCGACTAAGCGAGGGATTTCTGATGAGCAAATGTGCATTTTAATTGCTCGTGATCGCTCAAAACAAACCGTAGATTTTGTGACAGGTAATGGCCCAATAAGCAAAATTGTTCTTGATACGCATTTAAAGCCAATACTAGACCAGGATGCCCTCCTTGTGAGTGATGGCAATCCAACTTATGGTGCATTTTGTAAAGCTGAAAAAGTATCTCATGAAATCGTTAACATGAGTCAAGGGCAGCGGGTGACTAAAGGGGCCTATCATATACAAAATGTCAATGCATACCACCACCGTTTTAAATCATGGCTAGACCGCTTTCATGGTGTAGCCACCAAGTATTTACCTAATTATTTGGCTTGGTGCAGAATTATGGATCGGAACCACAATCTAACCCCTGAGCAATTGTTACATTCTGCTCTGGGTGATTTTCAATACTTAACGGTGACATAG
- a CDS encoding LOG family protein, with the protein MNQLKSICVYCGSSSGRSKAYASSARVLAQSLVNRNITLVYGGASIGIMGLLADQMLELGGKVIGIIPKALAHKEVMHKNLTELHITESMHERKMLMAELSDGFIALPGGIGTLEEMFEIWTWAQLGIHNKPCGLLNIDGYYDTLIQFLDHMLVEQFVKQRQHDLLIIESQPEKLLEHYVNYQAVATTPWLNKDET; encoded by the coding sequence ATGAATCAATTAAAAAGCATTTGTGTCTACTGTGGCTCTAGTTCCGGACGTTCTAAAGCGTATGCGTCATCAGCCAGGGTGCTTGCGCAATCGCTGGTAAATCGTAACATCACATTAGTCTATGGCGGTGCGAGTATTGGCATTATGGGTTTGCTAGCAGATCAAATGTTGGAACTCGGGGGGAAAGTTATAGGCATAATACCAAAAGCATTAGCACATAAAGAAGTTATGCATAAAAATCTGACTGAACTGCATATTACTGAATCCATGCATGAACGCAAAATGTTAATGGCTGAACTTTCTGATGGGTTTATTGCGCTACCGGGTGGTATAGGTACGCTGGAAGAAATGTTTGAAATCTGGACCTGGGCACAACTTGGAATCCACAATAAACCCTGTGGCTTGCTGAACATTGACGGTTATTACGATACCTTAATCCAGTTTCTGGATCATATGTTAGTCGAGCAATTTGTCAAACAACGGCAACATGACCTGTTAATCATAGAATCTCAGCCTGAAAAATTGCTTGAGCACTATGTTAATTATCAGGCTGTTGCAACAACTCCGTGGCTTAACAAAGATGAAACTTAA
- a CDS encoding phenylpyruvate tautomerase MIF-related protein produces MPLIKLRTNVSIAEENTTELLHEFSQLLASETGKPERYIMVELEGERSMLFGGSSEPLAYVECKSIGLSTAQAKSLSQSISQVLKTQLKISADRVYIEFSNCPAEFWGWNGSTFG; encoded by the coding sequence ATGCCTTTGATAAAACTCAGAACCAATGTCAGTATTGCTGAAGAAAACACAACGGAGTTACTACATGAGTTTTCACAATTACTAGCAAGTGAAACAGGAAAGCCTGAACGCTATATTATGGTGGAATTAGAAGGTGAGAGAAGTATGCTCTTTGGTGGCAGCTCCGAACCTTTAGCTTATGTGGAATGTAAAAGTATTGGGCTCTCAACTGCACAGGCAAAATCCTTATCGCAATCCATTAGTCAGGTATTGAAGACCCAGCTAAAAATTAGTGCCGATCGTGTATATATTGAATTTAGTAATTGTCCGGCAGAATTCTGGGGCTGGAATGGCTCAACTTTTGGCTAG
- a CDS encoding transposase family protein, producing the protein MEEFGETKKDRFKKLLELEYEIPSHDTFGDVIAVVDSEEFL; encoded by the coding sequence ATTGAAGAATTTGGGGAAACTAAAAAAGACAGGTTTAAGAAACTATTAGAATTGGAGTACGAAATACCTTCACATGATACCTTTGGCGATGTCATTGCAGTCGTTGATAGCGAAGAATTTTTGTGA
- a CDS encoding phosphatidylglycerophosphatase A family protein: protein MFLTKAGKNQISAREILLDPVLCLAFGFGSGLAKKAPGTFGTLAAVPIYIALIQTNIWLYSVVTLLSSVAGIWICGVAADKLGEHDFGGIVWDEIAGYLITMWFVAFSWQNLILGFVLFRIFDIFKPWPIKWIDQKISGGFGIMLDDVIAGLIAGLGLVIINLI, encoded by the coding sequence ATGTTTTTGACTAAAGCAGGAAAAAATCAAATAAGCGCACGGGAAATATTATTAGACCCTGTTTTATGTCTGGCCTTTGGCTTTGGCTCAGGCCTGGCAAAAAAGGCTCCTGGAACCTTTGGTACTTTAGCGGCTGTGCCTATTTATATAGCTTTAATACAGACAAATATTTGGTTATATAGTGTTGTTACTTTATTGAGTTCAGTTGCAGGTATCTGGATTTGTGGTGTTGCGGCAGACAAATTAGGAGAGCATGATTTTGGAGGAATAGTCTGGGATGAAATTGCTGGTTATTTAATTACCATGTGGTTTGTTGCTTTTAGCTGGCAAAATCTAATATTGGGATTTGTATTGTTCAGGATATTTGATATTTTTAAACCCTGGCCGATAAAATGGATAGATCAAAAAATATCGGGTGGCTTTGGTATTATGCTAGATGATGTCATTGCAGGCCTGATTGCCGGGCTTGGTTTAGTCATAATCAATTTAATTTAA
- the thiL gene encoding thiamine-phosphate kinase — MALTEFNLIKQFFTRPAQGKSTRLSVGDDCALLSIPEGYELAITTDTMVENVHFFPDVLPEQLGHKLLAVNLSDLASMGAEPIAITLALTMPKVDADWLKAFANGLFALADKYQLDLIGGDTTSGPLTLSIQAMGLVPNNQALKRSAAKVGDLIYVTGCIGDAGLGLKIKQGFRGADVQQVLQRFNKPEPRIKEGLALRSLANACIDISDGLAADLGHILNNSGVGAKLDYAQIPMSEAVTSYIQKTDDWQMPLIAGDDYELCFTINTENVRRLNISCTCIGIIEEEQGLRIMQNGETSIFNKSGFEHFNT, encoded by the coding sequence ATGGCACTTACAGAATTTAATTTGATCAAACAGTTCTTTACCCGCCCTGCGCAAGGTAAAAGTACCCGACTATCTGTCGGAGATGATTGTGCACTGCTTTCCATTCCTGAAGGCTATGAATTAGCGATTACTACCGATACTATGGTAGAGAATGTGCATTTTTTCCCCGATGTGTTGCCTGAACAATTAGGCCATAAATTATTGGCTGTTAATTTAAGTGATTTGGCCAGTATGGGGGCTGAGCCTATTGCAATTACTTTAGCTCTGACTATGCCAAAAGTCGATGCAGACTGGCTAAAGGCATTTGCTAATGGCTTGTTTGCCTTAGCTGATAAATATCAGCTTGATTTAATCGGCGGAGATACTACTTCAGGACCTTTAACTTTAAGTATTCAGGCAATGGGCCTGGTGCCAAATAACCAGGCATTAAAACGCTCAGCTGCAAAAGTGGGTGATTTGATTTATGTGACGGGTTGTATTGGTGACGCTGGTTTGGGCTTAAAAATCAAACAGGGTTTTAGGGGGGCGGATGTTCAGCAGGTTTTACAACGATTTAACAAGCCTGAACCGCGTATTAAAGAAGGCTTGGCACTACGTTCTTTAGCAAATGCCTGTATTGATATTTCAGATGGACTTGCTGCTGATCTGGGACATATTCTGAATAATAGTGGGGTCGGAGCCAAGCTTGATTATGCGCAAATACCCATGTCAGAAGCGGTAACAAGCTATATACAGAAAACGGACGATTGGCAGATGCCATTGATCGCGGGTGACGATTATGAATTATGTTTTACCATAAATACTGAAAATGTCAGGAGATTAAATATCTCCTGTACCTGTATAGGTATTATTGAAGAAGAGCAGGGGCTACGCATCATGCAAAATGGAGAAACCTCAATTTTTAATAAAAGTGGCTTCGAGCACTTTAATACGTAA
- a CDS encoding TolC family protein, translating into MVLPKIVANFILLLILSSVANAEQPGILTLQTALNIAVMDNPSLAQIQMRSKAMAAIPSQLGSLPDPVISFNALNLPVDSFDLAQENMTQLQGGISQAIPFPGKLALREQAATYQAEAAVHDVIEARWLLLRDVKKLWWTLFYLDRSLDIIIANQDLLRQFVKIARTKYEVGEGLQQDVLLAQLELSKLLDNELRLTGAKSKTRAQLNALLNRPADQKIILAKEFSGTLPTLLKESELFQQAENSRAMLASQRETINAAQSRLDLAKKDFYPDFKVGAFYGGRSDTLSGLERSDLLTLKLSMTVPIFASSKQQRAVDQRSSELMQQRYALQDQWNQVRAEISTAYSEFQQTKNQAVLYNSGIIPQARQTVASMLAGYQVNKVDFLNLVRSQITLYNYETQYWKALTQANQALAQLSAVVGKEEIYE; encoded by the coding sequence ATGGTTTTACCCAAAATAGTAGCGAATTTTATTTTGTTACTGATTTTATCCAGCGTTGCTAACGCTGAACAGCCTGGCATTTTAACGCTGCAGACCGCTCTTAATATCGCTGTAATGGATAACCCCAGCCTGGCACAAATACAGATGCGCTCTAAAGCCATGGCAGCGATCCCATCGCAGCTAGGTAGTTTGCCAGATCCGGTAATCAGTTTTAACGCCCTAAATCTGCCTGTCGATAGCTTTGATCTCGCACAGGAAAATATGACGCAATTACAGGGCGGTATTTCTCAGGCTATTCCTTTTCCTGGCAAACTGGCATTACGTGAACAAGCCGCCACCTACCAGGCCGAAGCCGCTGTGCATGACGTTATAGAAGCACGCTGGCTTTTACTGCGGGATGTAAAAAAACTCTGGTGGACGCTTTTTTATCTGGATCGATCACTGGATATTATCATTGCAAATCAGGATCTTTTACGTCAGTTTGTTAAAATTGCCCGTACCAAGTATGAAGTCGGTGAAGGCTTACAGCAGGACGTATTATTGGCACAACTGGAATTATCCAAGTTATTAGATAATGAACTCAGGCTAACCGGAGCAAAAAGTAAAACCCGCGCGCAATTAAATGCATTACTCAATCGACCCGCTGATCAAAAAATCATACTGGCCAAAGAATTTTCAGGCACGCTCCCTACTCTACTTAAAGAGTCTGAATTGTTTCAACAAGCAGAAAACTCCCGGGCAATGCTGGCTTCCCAACGTGAAACGATCAACGCTGCACAATCACGTCTGGATCTGGCCAAAAAAGATTTCTATCCTGATTTTAAAGTAGGCGCATTTTATGGCGGCCGTAGCGATACGCTTTCCGGTCTGGAACGCTCTGATTTACTCACGCTAAAACTAAGCATGACTGTGCCAATTTTTGCCTCCAGTAAACAACAACGTGCAGTTGACCAACGTAGCAGCGAATTAATGCAACAACGCTATGCTTTGCAGGATCAGTGGAATCAAGTCCGTGCTGAAATTTCAACTGCCTATAGTGAATTTCAACAAACTAAAAATCAAGCTGTGTTATATAACAGCGGCATTATTCCACAAGCCAGGCAAACCGTCGCGTCAATGCTGGCCGGCTATCAGGTTAACAAAGTCGACTTTTTAAATCTGGTGCGCAGCCAAATCACTTTGTATAACTATGAAACTCAATACTGGAAAGCTTTAACCCAGGCTAATCAAGCTCTAGCACAACTATCTGCTGTAGTCGGAAAGGAAGAAATTTATGAATAA
- a CDS encoding efflux RND transporter periplasmic adaptor subunit, with protein MNKSTWITAILMLILGIGIGYWLNVILQDTPYPLGHKNMPTESSDNPKQPLFYRNPMNPEVTSPIPKKGPMGMDYVPVYADEKQPEQRKLLFYRSPMNPEVTSPVPAKDAMGMDYVPVYADNNGTERVPVGTVTIDPVTVQNIGVRTDIAIRETITHTVRAVGRIAYDEEHLVRLHPKTEGWIETLRIDKTGQWVKKNEDLLSIYSPQLVTSQQEYVLALRNLKVLEQSPIEDIRRGAEDLVKSSRERLKLLDVPAHQMHDLTRTQNIKKSLHIHSPAEGIIMNIGAREGQYVTPATELYMIADLSTVWVYADIYEYELPWVKEGDSVEMRLAGVPGRIFKGLLAYIYPYAEPKTRTIKVRLAFDNSELLLKPDMFAEVTILAGKQVDAITIPSEAVIRSGTSNQVFVIRAPGKFEPRPVTLGLSSNGRVAVLSGIKAGEEIVTSAQFLLDSESKLREVTAKMLEPKASKSTMNMPPLTTEQMPSSMNQESETHSPQHGEKIND; from the coding sequence ATGAATAAGTCTACATGGATAACCGCCATTCTCATGTTAATTCTAGGTATCGGTATAGGCTATTGGCTGAATGTTATTTTACAAGATACCCCTTATCCTTTAGGGCACAAAAATATGCCTACGGAGAGCAGCGATAACCCCAAACAACCTTTGTTTTATCGCAACCCGATGAATCCAGAAGTGACATCACCCATACCCAAAAAAGGCCCTATGGGTATGGATTATGTCCCTGTTTATGCCGACGAAAAGCAGCCCGAGCAACGCAAACTATTATTCTACCGTAGCCCTATGAACCCGGAGGTAACTTCCCCCGTTCCCGCTAAAGATGCCATGGGCATGGATTATGTGCCTGTCTATGCGGATAACAATGGCACTGAAAGAGTACCTGTCGGCACGGTTACAATAGACCCAGTCACTGTACAAAATATTGGTGTCCGTACCGATATTGCTATCCGCGAAACCATCACACATACGGTACGTGCGGTCGGTCGAATAGCCTATGACGAAGAACACCTAGTCCGCCTGCACCCAAAAACTGAAGGCTGGATTGAAACCTTACGCATCGATAAAACCGGGCAATGGGTTAAAAAAAATGAAGACTTGCTGAGTATTTATTCACCGCAACTCGTGACCAGTCAACAAGAATACGTGCTCGCGTTGCGTAATCTTAAAGTCTTAGAACAAAGTCCTATTGAGGATATACGCCGCGGCGCGGAAGACTTAGTCAAGAGTTCTCGGGAACGTTTAAAATTACTTGATGTTCCTGCTCACCAAATGCACGACTTAACGCGTACCCAGAACATTAAAAAAAGTCTACATATTCATTCGCCGGCGGAAGGGATTATTATGAATATTGGCGCACGTGAAGGTCAATATGTCACCCCAGCCACCGAACTGTATATGATCGCTGACCTGTCTACTGTCTGGGTTTATGCCGATATTTACGAATATGAATTACCCTGGGTCAAAGAAGGCGATTCAGTGGAAATGCGTTTAGCTGGCGTACCGGGACGAATATTTAAAGGCTTATTGGCTTATATTTACCCTTATGCCGAACCCAAAACCCGCACCATCAAAGTGCGCCTGGCATTTGATAATTCAGAGTTGCTATTAAAGCCGGATATGTTCGCTGAAGTCACCATACTCGCTGGCAAACAGGTCGATGCCATCACCATACCCAGTGAAGCAGTCATCCGTTCCGGCACCAGTAATCAGGTCTTTGTCATACGTGCACCAGGAAAATTTGAACCACGGCCGGTAACCTTAGGATTATCGTCCAACGGAAGAGTAGCGGTATTAAGTGGCATAAAAGCAGGTGAAGAAATTGTAACCTCCGCACAATTCCTGCTTGATTCAGAATCAAAACTACGAGAAGTGACAGCAAAAATGCTCGAGCCAAAAGCATCTAAGTCCACCATGAATATGCCCCCCCTAACTACTGAGCAGATGCCGAGCAGCATGAATCAAGAAAGCGAAACGCACAGCCCTCAGCATGGAGAGAAAATAAATGATTGA
- a CDS encoding efflux RND transporter permease subunit, whose product MIERLIESSLKDRFIVLLAAIILGIGGLWSFKNMPLDAIPDLSDVQVIVFTKYPGQAPQVVEDQVTYPLTTAMLAVPKAKVVRGYSFFGLSFVYIIFEDGTDMYWARSRVLEYLNYASNRLPQGVNPALGPDATGVGWVYEYALVDKTGKHDLAQLRSIQDWYLRYPLQTVSGVAEVASVGGFVKQYQVEVDPNALLAYGIPLAKVKTAIQRSNNDVGGRLVEMAETEYMVRGLGYLRGIEDLNSIPLGVNENGTPIRLQDVAHVHIGPELRRGLVELDGEGETVGGVIIMRFGENAKSTIAGVRKKLDELKLGLPEGVEIVTVYDRGDLIERAVNTLKEALSQELIIVCLMVALFLLHLRSALVIVITLPLGILIAFIVMKMQGLNANIMSLGGIAIAIGDMVDGAIVMVENAHKHLAEAAEKKKSELTKDERWQAIANASKEVGPALFFSLLVITVSFIPIFAMQAQEGRLFGPLAYTKSYAMAAAAFLTITVVPVLMGYFIRGKIIPEHKNPVNRALHFVHSPLLKIAMRWRPVTLILAIALLVSTAYPLSKIGSEFMPPLDEGDILYMPSTFPGISITKAKELLQQTDKILKTFPEVQSVFGKVGRADTATDPAPLSMTETTVRLKPRGEWPNPKKTTPQLMSEMDKAIHFPGVANAWTMPIKTRIDMLSTGIKTPVGIKVSGPDLNELQRLSKAIEQAMKTIPETLSAFGDRAVGGYYLDFDINREEAARYGLTTGDVQDVIQSAIGGMNITETVEGLERYPVNLRYPRELRDNMESLKRVLIPTPSGAQIPLILVAELNLRRGPPAIKSENSRPNAWIYVDIKTSDIGGFVSLAKKVLAEQVTIPKGYTVSWSGQFEYMQRAAERLRTVVPLTLLLIFLLLYFTFRNLVEPVIVMLTIPFGLIGGIWTIFWYDFNLSVAVYVGFIALAGTAAETGVMVLNFIDIEIARLREQKQAPLTPEEIKSSVENATALRVRPVAITAFTTMLGLLPIMWATGTGADVTQRIAAPVLGGMVTVLMLSLLVFPVIYSLALQVQERRQQ is encoded by the coding sequence ATGATTGAGCGCCTGATTGAAAGTTCTTTAAAAGACAGGTTTATCGTTCTTCTCGCAGCCATTATTTTAGGTATAGGAGGTTTATGGTCATTTAAAAATATGCCTTTGGATGCGATACCTGATTTATCTGATGTTCAAGTCATCGTATTTACCAAATATCCCGGGCAGGCACCGCAAGTAGTTGAAGACCAGGTTACCTATCCGTTAACTACTGCAATGTTAGCCGTGCCAAAAGCCAAAGTAGTGCGCGGCTATTCGTTTTTTGGCCTGTCGTTTGTCTATATCATTTTTGAAGATGGCACCGATATGTACTGGGCCCGTTCGCGGGTGCTGGAATATTTAAATTATGCCAGCAACCGCTTACCACAAGGCGTCAACCCTGCTCTGGGTCCCGATGCGACAGGTGTCGGCTGGGTTTACGAATACGCACTGGTTGACAAAACCGGCAAACACGATTTGGCGCAATTGCGCTCAATTCAGGACTGGTACTTGCGTTATCCGTTACAAACGGTGTCCGGCGTTGCCGAAGTCGCCTCAGTTGGAGGTTTCGTCAAACAATATCAGGTAGAAGTCGACCCGAATGCCCTGCTCGCTTATGGCATTCCACTTGCCAAAGTTAAAACAGCCATTCAGCGCTCAAATAATGATGTCGGAGGACGCTTGGTAGAAATGGCTGAAACTGAATATATGGTGCGTGGCCTGGGTTATCTACGTGGCATTGAAGACCTGAACAGCATACCGTTGGGGGTGAATGAAAACGGCACACCTATTCGCCTGCAAGATGTCGCTCATGTGCATATAGGACCTGAATTGCGTCGTGGTTTAGTGGAGTTAGATGGCGAAGGTGAGACTGTTGGTGGTGTGATCATTATGCGCTTTGGTGAAAATGCAAAGTCAACTATTGCTGGCGTCAGAAAAAAACTCGATGAACTTAAACTAGGACTGCCAGAAGGAGTCGAAATCGTTACCGTTTATGACCGGGGCGATTTGATTGAACGCGCAGTCAATACATTAAAAGAAGCGTTAAGCCAAGAATTGATCATCGTCTGTCTTATGGTAGCTCTATTTTTGCTGCATTTACGCTCGGCTTTGGTCATTGTCATCACCTTACCTTTAGGCATTTTAATTGCCTTTATCGTGATGAAAATGCAAGGGCTGAATGCCAATATTATGTCACTGGGTGGTATAGCCATTGCCATCGGTGATATGGTTGATGGTGCTATTGTGATGGTCGAAAACGCACATAAGCATTTGGCTGAGGCAGCCGAAAAGAAGAAATCTGAGCTAACTAAAGATGAGCGCTGGCAAGCTATTGCTAATGCATCAAAAGAAGTCGGTCCCGCGCTGTTTTTTTCCTTATTAGTGATCACTGTATCCTTTATCCCTATTTTTGCCATGCAAGCTCAGGAAGGTCGATTATTCGGGCCACTCGCTTATACAAAATCTTACGCAATGGCTGCTGCGGCATTCCTGACCATCACAGTAGTACCGGTCTTAATGGGTTATTTTATTCGCGGAAAAATCATTCCCGAACACAAAAATCCGGTTAACCGTGCGCTACATTTTGTTCACTCACCGCTATTAAAAATCGCTATGCGCTGGCGGCCTGTCACCTTAATACTTGCTATAGCCTTGCTAGTATCCACAGCGTATCCATTAAGCAAAATCGGCAGTGAATTTATGCCGCCCCTGGATGAAGGCGATATTCTGTATATGCCCAGCACTTTCCCCGGTATTTCCATCACCAAGGCTAAGGAGCTATTGCAGCAAACGGACAAGATCTTAAAAACCTTTCCCGAAGTGCAAAGTGTATTCGGCAAAGTGGGTCGTGCCGATACTGCCACTGACCCCGCACCGCTATCAATGACCGAAACCACTGTGCGCCTTAAACCCCGAGGAGAGTGGCCAAACCCAAAGAAAACCACGCCACAATTGATGTCGGAAATGGATAAAGCCATTCATTTTCCCGGTGTTGCCAACGCCTGGACCATGCCCATTAAAACCCGTATTGACATGCTTTCCACCGGCATTAAAACACCGGTCGGTATTAAAGTATCCGGCCCTGATTTGAATGAATTGCAACGTTTATCCAAAGCCATTGAACAGGCGATGAAAACAATACCGGAAACCTTATCCGCTTTCGGTGATCGTGCGGTCGGTGGTTATTATCTGGATTTTGATATAAACCGCGAGGAAGCCGCGCGTTACGGGCTAACTACCGGTGACGTACAAGATGTGATTCAAAGCGCTATCGGCGGCATGAATATCACCGAAACCGTAGAAGGTTTAGAGCGTTATCCGGTCAATCTGCGCTACCCGCGTGAACTGCGCGATAATATGGAAAGTCTGAAACGCGTCTTGATTCCCACGCCCAGCGGTGCGCAAATCCCGCTAATTCTGGTCGCTGAACTGAACCTAAGACGAGGGCCGCCAGCCATTAAAAGTGAAAACTCGCGGCCTAATGCCTGGATCTATGTCGACATTAAAACGTCTGACATTGGCGGTTTTGTCAGTCTGGCAAAAAAAGTCTTGGCCGAGCAAGTTACAATACCTAAAGGTTATACCGTCAGCTGGTCGGGGCAGTTCGAGTATATGCAAAGAGCCGCAGAGAGACTACGCACGGTCGTACCGTTAACGCTGCTGCTGATATTTCTATTGTTATATTTCACTTTCCGCAATCTGGTCGAACCAGTCATCGTGATGCTAACCATTCCTTTTGGCTTAATTGGCGGTATCTGGACGATTTTCTGGTATGACTTTAACTTGTCCGTGGCTGTTTACGTGGGCTTTATTGCCCTGGCAGGAACCGCCGCCGAAACCGGCGTGATGGTACTGAATTTTATTGATATCGAAATTGCCCGCCTGCGCGAACAAAAACAAGCCCCCTTAACCCCCGAAGAAATTAAATCATCAGTAGAAAATGCCACTGCTTTACGTGTGCGTCCGGTTGCGATCACCGCCTTTACCACCATGTTGGGTTTATTACCGATTATGTGGGCAACCGGTACCGGAGCCGATGTTACCCAGCGCATAGCCGCGCCCGTTCTGGGTGGTATGGTAACGGTACTGATGTTAAGCTTATTGGTATTTCCGGTAATCTACAGCCTGGCTTTGCAAGTACAAGAACGGCGACAACAGTAG